CGCGGCCATAACCGTGGTCAATAGTCAGACAGAGGAGCTGGTAAAAATGGCCGCTGTTTTGGGCGACCTGCGGGCCGGAGCTTCTGGTCCGGTGGAGGTCATGATCCCGGCCAAGGGGCTCTCCGCCTTTGGCGCCGAAAAGGGCCCCTTTCACGATCCGGGTAATATGACGACGTTCATCGAGGCGGTGCAATCCCACCTCGGGGAAAAGGCGACGATTTTACCCTGGCATGTCAATGACCAGGAGTTTGGCCTAGCTGTAACTGAAGCCCTGCTGCGTCTCTTGGGGCATGAAAATAACAATCTTCCGTCAGGGAGTATCGTATGAGGCCTAAATTGTCGGGTGATTACCGTCACGGAACAAAAAGGTTAGTCGGATTGACGGCTACCGGCATGCCAAGCGCTGCCTAGAACTCATTGGGGCCGAGATTGATGATGATGTGTTCAACTTGCTATGATTTGGGGGAAACCAAATAGCCTGCGGATAGCCTACAGATAGCCTACATTTTCACGCCGAAAAACGGAAAGGAGTTAGCCCCAAATAGAAGCTAACTCCTTAATATTAATAATGGTAGGCCGGACGGGATTTGAACCCGTGACTTCCACCGTGTGAGGATGGCACTCTCCCGCTGAGTTACCGGCCTTTATGTGCTTTCCCAGAGGGGCTTCCGCCGCTCCGAGGGCTCTTTTTTACACCATCATCCGGTGCTTTGCAAGAGGTCTTAAGCCCTGCGGCCCGCTTAAGTGCGGCCAACTCGCCGCCCTTGAGCTGGCGCGAGGCGCCCACCGGCAGGTCGCCCAGGCGCAGGGGCCCCAGGGACATGCGCACCAGGCGCTTGACCGGATGGCCCACCGCCGCGCACATGCGCCGGATCTCGCGCTTTTTGCCCTCGATGAGGGTGAAGCTCAGCTTGCTGCCGCTCTTGGTGGCGGATTTGATGCCCACCTTGGCGGGCGCGGTCTTATGTCCGCCGATCTCCACCCCGGTGCGCAGGGCCTCCAGGGCCCGTTGGCCCGGGCGGCCTTCCACCCAGACCAGGTAGCGCTTTTCCACCTCGTGGCGGGGGTGCATCAGCCGCTGGGCAAGCTCGCCGTCGTTGGTGAGCAGGATGAGCCCCTCGGAGTTGAAGTCCAGCCGCCCCACGGGATAGAGCCGGGCATCGGCCTCCGGGGGCAACAGGCCCAACACAGTGGGCCGCCCCTCGGGGTCTTCCACCGTGCTCACCGCCCCGGC
This region of Desulfarculaceae bacterium genomic DNA includes:
- a CDS encoding rRNA pseudouridine synthase, which translates into the protein MPSERLQKILAKAGVASRRAAEEIIAAGRVAVDGVVQDQPGASADPASQRITLDGKPLPPPEHKQYWLLHKPAGAVSTVEDPEGRPTVLGLLPPEADARLYPVGRLDFNSEGLILLTNDGELAQRLMHPRHEVEKRYLVWVEGRPGQRALEALRTGVEIGGHKTAPAKVGIKSATKSGSKLSFTLIEGKKREIRRMCAAVGHPVKRLVRMSLGPLRLGDLPVGASRQLKGGELAALKRAAGLKTSCKAPDDGVKKSPRSGGSPSGKAHKGR